In Geopsychrobacter electrodiphilus DSM 16401, a single window of DNA contains:
- a CDS encoding flavodoxin family protein, producing MKIAVIIGSPRGMKGNTGRLLEEVLAGLSKDAKPELIDLSRQRILPCNGCDHCHRTGTCHLKDDYETIKQSLLTCDGFILASPNYIFSVTAQLKALFDRSGNIIHCLMLEDKYGAVVETSGGGEDDEVIGYMARFINSTGAQSVGGIGSPTIGDRTFPDEEVLFDKARALGSELCRCIKDAEYFPDQAEYLLAFKSRMKRLVEYQKENWTAEQSYWQERLAQ from the coding sequence ATGAAGATAGCCGTCATCATTGGCAGCCCGCGCGGCATGAAGGGCAACACCGGTCGCCTGCTGGAAGAAGTTCTGGCAGGGCTGAGCAAAGACGCAAAGCCCGAGTTGATCGACCTCTCGAGACAGAGAATACTCCCCTGCAACGGTTGTGACCATTGTCACAGAACTGGAACCTGTCACCTCAAAGACGACTACGAAACCATCAAGCAAAGTCTGCTAACCTGTGACGGTTTCATCCTGGCGAGCCCCAACTACATCTTTAGCGTCACAGCCCAACTCAAGGCGCTGTTTGACCGCAGCGGCAACATCATTCACTGTCTCATGCTTGAAGACAAGTATGGCGCAGTCGTGGAGACCTCCGGAGGGGGAGAAGACGATGAAGTCATTGGTTACATGGCCCGCTTCATCAATTCGACCGGTGCTCAGTCCGTTGGCGGCATTGGCTCACCCACGATAGGCGACCGAACCTTCCCGGACGAGGAGGTCCTGTTTGATAAAGCGCGCGCTCTGGGCAGTGAACTCTGTCGCTGCATCAAGGACGCGGAATACTTCCCCGATCAGGCCGAATATCTTCTGGCCTTCAAGTCCCGCATGAAAAGACTTGTTGAATATCAAAAAGAAAACTGGACTGCTGAACAAAGTTACTGGCAGGAACGTCTCGCACAGTGA
- a CDS encoding YdhR family protein has translation MITAIATFQLPKPITLDEARKTFLSTAPKYQGVTGLIRKYYMLSQDGSTVGGVYLWNSREEADAMYTESWRSFVREKYGTDPSVTYMDSPVVVDNLSHEIIES, from the coding sequence ATGATAACAGCCATAGCTACCTTCCAATTGCCAAAGCCAATCACCCTCGACGAAGCGCGTAAGACATTTCTGAGCACAGCGCCGAAATATCAAGGAGTGACTGGCCTTATCCGGAAATACTATATGCTGTCCCAGGATGGCAGCACCGTTGGTGGGGTATATCTCTGGAACAGCAGAGAAGAAGCTGACGCAATGTATACGGAGAGTTGGAGATCTTTCGTGCGAGAAAAGTACGGTACAGATCCATCAGTCACCTATATGGATAGCCCAGTTGTTGTTGACAATCTTTCGCATGAGATCATCGAGTCATAG
- a CDS encoding hybrid sensor histidine kinase/response regulator gives MTLDAHALARILLLQNMISQLEDQDSVFSFVCRGLEEIPGVEKAAYSSDRKKILPTNEARHFPIQLNHSHYGEICLFLSSNEAFQPYHSFISNLCFMIAVILEERHQSRLNQQHQQLLERQIEIRTKELKEKIRERRMAEERALKAQKSAELYLDISEAMILELDRKGKIRLINKRGCQILGYEQADLLGQDWFKLCIPSPVLPAVQKVFAEAMAGQKDFVEYAENEIICQAGELRFISWHNVLQRNEKGQIVCVLCSGIDITERKRAENALRQSEATFRKLFEDSSDAILLIDDTGVFVECNQAALDLLKMTREQFLFSPPERISPEFQPDGRRSDEAAAKMVALAYSKGMHRFDWSHINAEGSVFTVEVSLMPITIKGQTMLHTSWRDITERKRAEEEKIKLESQLQQTRKIESIGQLAGGVAHDFNNMLGVILGHVELAMMRADPSHRLFHHLEEISKAAKHSADLTRQLLTFARKQAVVPKVLDLNETVAGMLQILQRLIGENIQLSWHPAASLWPVKVDPSQIDQILANLAVNARDAISGVGKISITTGNSSIDKTFCVSYPDVVPGDYVQLSFSDDGKGMEKEVQAHIFEPFFTTKVVGEGTGLGLATVYGAVRQNNGFITLYSEPGHGTIFNIYLPRTQTVLEAVQKPAAKLLRRGKETILLVEDDELLLHLETEILEGSGYTVLPAALPSVALSLAERHPGPIPLLISDVIMPEMNGKELTKQLQALRPGMKVLFMSGYTADIISQQGFIEEGVFFLQKPVSLETLIDKVQEVLVGS, from the coding sequence ATGACATTAGATGCCCACGCCCTGGCCCGGATCCTGTTGCTGCAGAATATGATTTCTCAGCTTGAGGATCAGGATTCGGTCTTCAGTTTTGTCTGCAGGGGTTTGGAAGAAATACCCGGCGTCGAAAAAGCCGCCTATTCTTCTGACCGAAAAAAAATCTTACCAACCAACGAAGCCCGCCATTTCCCTATCCAACTGAATCACAGCCATTACGGCGAGATCTGCCTTTTCCTCTCGAGTAATGAAGCGTTCCAGCCCTACCATTCCTTCATCAGCAATCTCTGCTTTATGATTGCCGTAATCCTTGAGGAACGTCACCAATCCCGACTTAATCAGCAGCATCAGCAACTTTTGGAACGGCAGATTGAAATACGCACCAAAGAACTTAAGGAAAAGATTCGGGAACGACGAATGGCGGAAGAGCGGGCCCTAAAGGCTCAGAAAAGCGCGGAACTCTATCTGGATATTTCCGAGGCGATGATTCTCGAGTTGGACCGGAAAGGGAAAATCCGCCTCATCAATAAGCGCGGCTGCCAAATCCTCGGCTACGAGCAAGCCGATCTGCTGGGACAGGACTGGTTCAAGCTGTGTATTCCCTCCCCTGTTCTGCCGGCGGTGCAGAAGGTTTTTGCCGAGGCCATGGCTGGGCAAAAGGACTTTGTAGAATATGCTGAAAATGAGATCATTTGCCAAGCAGGTGAACTCCGATTTATTTCCTGGCACAACGTCCTGCAGCGGAACGAAAAGGGTCAGATTGTCTGCGTACTCTGCTCCGGGATCGATATCACCGAGCGCAAGAGAGCCGAGAACGCACTGCGCCAAAGTGAGGCTACGTTCAGGAAACTGTTTGAGGACTCCTCAGATGCCATCCTCCTGATCGACGATACGGGGGTTTTCGTGGAATGTAACCAGGCAGCGCTAGATCTCCTCAAGATGACACGTGAGCAGTTTCTGTTCTCGCCGCCTGAGCGGATTTCACCGGAGTTCCAACCCGACGGCCGACGTTCTGACGAAGCTGCAGCAAAGATGGTGGCGTTGGCCTACAGCAAGGGAATGCACCGTTTTGACTGGAGCCACATCAACGCCGAGGGGAGTGTGTTTACCGTCGAGGTTTCTCTCATGCCCATCACCATCAAAGGGCAAACCATGCTCCATACCAGTTGGCGGGACATCACCGAGCGCAAACGGGCCGAAGAAGAAAAAATAAAGCTCGAATCCCAACTCCAGCAGACCCGGAAAATTGAGTCGATCGGACAGTTGGCGGGAGGTGTGGCCCACGATTTTAACAACATGCTCGGGGTCATCCTCGGTCATGTGGAACTGGCAATGATGAGAGCGGATCCCTCTCATCGACTCTTTCATCACCTGGAGGAAATCAGTAAGGCGGCCAAACATTCCGCCGATCTGACCCGGCAACTGTTAACCTTTGCCCGCAAACAAGCGGTTGTACCCAAGGTGCTCGACCTGAATGAAACCGTGGCCGGAATGCTGCAAATTCTGCAGAGGCTCATCGGTGAGAATATTCAACTCTCCTGGCACCCCGCCGCAAGCCTCTGGCCGGTCAAGGTCGACCCTTCGCAGATAGATCAGATTCTCGCCAACCTGGCGGTCAATGCGCGAGATGCTATCTCGGGAGTCGGCAAGATATCGATCACAACGGGGAACAGCAGCATAGACAAGACTTTTTGTGTCTCTTACCCTGATGTGGTGCCGGGTGATTACGTTCAACTCTCTTTTAGCGACGATGGCAAGGGGATGGAGAAAGAGGTACAGGCCCATATCTTTGAACCATTCTTTACCACCAAGGTCGTTGGTGAGGGGACCGGTTTAGGATTGGCTACAGTTTATGGAGCTGTCAGGCAGAACAACGGATTTATTACCCTTTACAGTGAACCGGGGCATGGAACGATCTTCAATATTTACCTTCCCCGAACCCAAACAGTGTTGGAGGCCGTGCAGAAACCCGCGGCAAAACTGTTGCGGCGCGGGAAAGAAACGATCCTGCTCGTAGAAGATGACGAGTTGTTACTCCACCTGGAAACGGAGATTCTGGAAGGGAGCGGCTATACGGTTCTACCTGCCGCGCTGCCTAGTGTTGCCCTGTCACTGGCTGAGCGACACCCAGGTCCGATTCCGCTATTGATTTCCGATGTCATCATGCCCGAGATGAACGGCAAGGAGCTAACGAAACAGTTACAGGCTCTTCGACCAGGCATGAAGGTTCTCTTTATGTCTGGCTACACCGCCGATATCATTTCTCAACAAGGTTTTATTGAAGAAGGAGTTTTCTTTCTGCAGAAACCAGTTTCGCTTGAAACCCTGATCGATAAAGTTCAAGAGGTGTTGGTTGGTTCATAA
- a CDS encoding 4Fe-4S binding protein produces the protein MIEQAYLIYFSPTGTTRKISESIARGLGAKEVIHYDLTLPGANCEAVITRGVALIGVPVYAGRVPELCLTRMAEITSTGVPAILVALYGNREFEDALIELRDVSTVKGFQVIAAGAFIGEHSYSTPASPIAKDRPDTEDQKLAFEFGRKIAEKIAQGKLDTPPIAGNLPYKDRVKLGGIAPETEVQKCTLCGKCAEVCPTGVVGVTDSVLTDAAGCVMCCACVKACAFDARALKHQKIGEKRALLVKNCSVPKAPTLFV, from the coding sequence ATGATTGAGCAAGCCTACCTCATCTATTTTTCCCCAACGGGAACCACACGAAAGATATCCGAAAGCATCGCTCGGGGGCTGGGTGCCAAAGAGGTCATTCACTATGACCTGACCCTGCCGGGTGCGAACTGCGAAGCGGTCATCACCAGGGGCGTTGCTCTTATCGGCGTTCCGGTTTATGCCGGGCGTGTCCCCGAACTATGTTTGACGCGCATGGCAGAGATCACTTCAACGGGGGTACCTGCAATTCTTGTCGCACTTTACGGCAACCGGGAGTTCGAAGATGCACTGATCGAACTGCGCGATGTCAGCACTGTGAAAGGCTTTCAGGTTATCGCCGCAGGTGCCTTTATCGGGGAACATTCGTACTCGACTCCTGCCAGCCCTATTGCCAAAGACCGACCCGATACAGAGGACCAGAAGCTCGCGTTTGAGTTTGGGCGGAAAATTGCGGAAAAAATTGCGCAGGGCAAATTGGACACTCCACCGATTGCGGGGAATCTGCCCTACAAGGATCGGGTGAAACTGGGTGGGATCGCGCCTGAAACAGAGGTCCAAAAATGCACACTTTGCGGGAAATGCGCTGAGGTCTGTCCGACCGGCGTGGTCGGTGTGACAGATTCCGTCTTAACGGATGCTGCCGGCTGTGTCATGTGCTGCGCTTGTGTCAAGGCATGTGCTTTTGATGCGCGCGCGCTGAAGCATCAAAAAATTGGAGAGAAACGCGCACTGTTGGTTAAAAATTGCAGTGTTCCCAAAGCGCCGACTCTCTTTGTATAA
- a CDS encoding MEDS domain-containing protein — MTQKTTKINLGFAEVEIPVGTHICQIYNDEDERNDALLHFLASGLKARERNACFSEQIDNEKLRQLLAEDGIDLDQARAKNDLITAVPSEVYFHQGRFEPERMLNLLATFHNDAKQEGYPAARVIGEMTSEIQKVPGGSRLFEYEAAVNQLLKKYPVTAVCQYDAHVFDGATIMDVMRVHPMMLVRGNVIHNPFYVPAQEILH; from the coding sequence ATGACACAGAAGACAACAAAAATTAATCTCGGCTTTGCCGAAGTTGAAATCCCCGTCGGAACACATATCTGCCAGATTTACAATGATGAGGATGAGCGAAACGACGCCCTGCTGCACTTCCTGGCAAGCGGTCTGAAGGCCAGGGAAAGGAATGCCTGCTTCTCTGAACAAATTGATAATGAAAAATTGCGTCAATTGCTTGCCGAAGATGGCATTGATCTTGATCAGGCCAGGGCCAAAAACGATCTGATTACGGCCGTTCCCTCGGAGGTTTATTTTCATCAAGGCAGGTTCGAGCCGGAAAGAATGCTGAATCTGCTTGCCACCTTCCATAACGACGCCAAGCAAGAAGGTTATCCTGCGGCGCGGGTTATAGGTGAGATGACTTCGGAAATCCAAAAAGTTCCGGGCGGTTCCAGACTTTTTGAATATGAGGCCGCAGTCAATCAACTATTGAAAAAATATCCGGTGACCGCTGTTTGTCAGTATGATGCCCATGTTTTTGATGGGGCCACTATCATGGATGTCATGAGGGTTCACCCGATGATGCTGGTCCGCGGTAACGTCATTCACAATCCGTTTTATGTACCCGCACAAGAAATTTTGCACTAA
- a CDS encoding FprA family A-type flavoprotein, producing the protein MEHSIQVADKLHWVGVRHPELKVFDDLFPTHNGTTYNSYLIQGRKQNILIDTVKACFSEEFFRKVEEHVAIDKIDAVVVNHTEPDHSGSLALLLEKNPQILVYCSKAGENFLKQLLNRDFNSQIINDGDEIDLGGRKLRFILAPYLHWPDTIFTYLVEDEILFPCDAFGAHFCSDQLFDDEIADFQADFHFYFDCIMRPFKDKVRDALAKIKDLPIRMVCPSHGPVRRSTGNFAIESYARWSVAPPVGGRPKALLAVLSSHGNTRDMADVITTELKAQGLDVVGFALSDMRDDDYRNALEQADVLVIGTPTIQRDAPPQVWHALALISSVTPKSKVAAVFGSYGWSGEAVKMVEQRLTGLKYKFAAEGISFRFTPTAENLESCRKFAEQIASTVHTEE; encoded by the coding sequence ATGGAACACTCTATTCAGGTTGCCGATAAGCTGCATTGGGTCGGCGTGCGCCACCCGGAACTCAAGGTTTTTGACGATCTTTTCCCGACCCATAACGGTACGACCTACAACAGTTACCTGATTCAGGGGCGCAAGCAGAACATTTTGATCGACACGGTCAAAGCGTGCTTTTCCGAAGAATTCTTCCGTAAAGTCGAAGAGCATGTCGCCATCGACAAGATAGACGCGGTGGTGGTCAACCATACCGAGCCGGACCATTCCGGCTCTCTGGCGTTGTTGTTGGAGAAAAATCCGCAGATCCTGGTCTACTGTTCCAAGGCCGGCGAGAATTTCCTCAAGCAGTTGCTCAATCGCGACTTCAACAGTCAGATCATTAATGATGGTGATGAAATTGATCTGGGTGGCCGCAAGCTGCGCTTTATCCTGGCGCCCTACCTGCACTGGCCGGACACGATTTTCACCTATCTGGTCGAGGACGAAATCCTCTTTCCCTGCGATGCCTTTGGCGCGCATTTTTGTTCCGATCAGCTGTTTGACGACGAAATTGCCGATTTCCAGGCTGATTTCCATTTTTACTTCGACTGCATCATGCGCCCCTTCAAGGATAAGGTCCGCGACGCCCTGGCCAAGATCAAGGATCTGCCGATCCGTATGGTTTGTCCTTCTCACGGTCCGGTGCGCCGTTCGACGGGCAATTTCGCGATTGAGTCCTACGCACGCTGGTCGGTTGCTCCACCAGTCGGCGGCAGGCCGAAGGCCCTGCTGGCGGTCCTCTCTTCCCATGGGAATACGCGGGATATGGCTGATGTGATTACGACTGAACTTAAGGCGCAAGGACTTGACGTCGTCGGCTTTGCCCTGAGTGATATGCGCGATGATGACTATCGCAATGCCCTGGAGCAGGCGGATGTCCTGGTGATCGGCACCCCGACGATTCAACGTGACGCGCCGCCGCAGGTCTGGCACGCCCTGGCACTGATCTCGTCGGTTACCCCAAAATCCAAGGTTGCAGCGGTCTTCGGCTCCTACGGCTGGAGCGGCGAGGCTGTCAAGATGGTCGAGCAGCGTCTCACCGGCCTCAAGTACAAATTTGCCGCCGAGGGGATCTCCTTCCGCTTTACGCCGACGGCCGAGAATCTCGAAAGCTGTCGCAAATTCGCCGAGCAGATTGCCAGCACCGTGCATACCGAAGAGTAA
- a CDS encoding sensor histidine kinase yields the protein MPIPKFSNLSIRTQLIVLAVLLTLPALGIIIYSGLKERSIDYQHAVVESQKLAENLAAKQEILTNEAKLLCTLLAGLPEVKSHDVDKLQAILADIHKQSSQYINILVADAEGHVWASALPSAKDESIKDRRYFKSAQQTKKFSSGEFVISRSVLKPTLHMAYPLLDHGEFDGAIILGFDLDVMRTILERAQLSFDTNYVLVDHNGIIVNRGKEPGLLIGKPIPADTLKYMEGGPDQDTFKFMRRDASHRITTYRKLWLPGEQKPYMYVRAGIAEKDVLSASNRALVINLSTLLFFVVLSFLLAFFIGKRSIVDRITVLKRASQRLAGGDLDIRVSSQISGSELGSLAETFDSMAQELGAREKSLQVANHELEAFSYSLSHDLRSYLTRISLAGETLQALDGEHLSHEGKYCQQTILDTCQGMNGLITTMLTLAHISRQELRLEEVDLSRLAEIICAELALTEPERTLNFDISPGLQVTGDAALLRVALENLLGNACKYTKGKAEVHISLSAKQQEGRQVFALADNGIGFDMEEAGALFRPFKRLSSSQAFSGLGIGLTTVERIIKRHGGEIWAEAVPNEGATFFFTIS from the coding sequence TTGCCAATTCCTAAATTTTCAAATTTGTCCATACGAACTCAGTTGATAGTCTTGGCGGTCCTGCTGACACTCCCGGCCCTGGGAATAATCATTTATTCGGGACTGAAGGAACGTTCTATTGACTATCAACATGCTGTCGTTGAATCTCAAAAACTAGCCGAAAATCTGGCGGCAAAGCAGGAGATTCTGACAAACGAAGCTAAACTGTTGTGTACTCTATTGGCAGGGCTTCCTGAGGTTAAGAGCCATGATGTTGATAAACTGCAAGCCATTCTTGCCGACATCCACAAACAAAGTTCACAATATATCAATATCCTGGTTGCTGATGCTGAAGGACATGTGTGGGCTTCCGCGCTTCCATCCGCTAAAGATGAATCCATAAAGGACAGGCGCTATTTCAAGAGTGCTCAGCAAACAAAAAAGTTTTCTTCAGGCGAATTTGTCATCAGCCGGTCGGTGTTGAAACCCACACTTCATATGGCATATCCTCTCCTTGACCATGGTGAGTTCGATGGTGCGATTATTCTCGGGTTTGATCTTGATGTCATGCGGACCATCCTTGAACGTGCTCAATTGTCTTTTGATACGAACTATGTCCTGGTTGACCATAACGGAATTATTGTCAACAGAGGGAAAGAACCGGGCCTGCTCATTGGGAAGCCCATCCCCGCCGATACGTTGAAATACATGGAAGGTGGCCCTGACCAAGATACTTTTAAATTTATGCGCAGGGATGCGAGTCACCGTATTACAACCTATCGCAAATTGTGGCTCCCCGGTGAACAGAAGCCCTACATGTACGTACGCGCGGGGATAGCGGAAAAGGACGTTTTGTCCGCCTCAAATAGAGCGCTGGTTATCAATTTATCAACTCTTCTGTTCTTTGTTGTGCTCTCATTCCTATTGGCTTTCTTCATTGGTAAGCGCTCGATAGTTGACCGAATCACGGTTCTCAAGCGCGCCTCGCAACGGTTGGCGGGCGGCGATCTCGATATCAGGGTCTCCAGTCAGATTTCAGGAAGTGAGCTGGGAAGCCTGGCCGAGACGTTCGATTCGATGGCACAGGAACTCGGAGCGCGAGAAAAATCCCTGCAGGTGGCAAACCACGAACTCGAAGCCTTCAGCTATTCCCTTTCTCACGATCTGCGTTCTTATCTGACGCGCATCTCGTTAGCCGGAGAAACCTTACAAGCCTTAGATGGTGAACATTTAAGTCATGAAGGCAAGTACTGCCAGCAGACGATCCTCGATACATGCCAGGGCATGAATGGCCTCATTACCACGATGCTGACCCTGGCTCACATCTCCCGACAGGAGTTACGACTCGAAGAGGTCGACTTGAGCCGTTTGGCTGAAATAATTTGCGCTGAGCTTGCCTTGACCGAACCCGAACGCACCTTGAATTTCGATATCAGCCCCGGCCTGCAGGTCACCGGTGATGCAGCCTTGCTGCGCGTGGCGTTGGAAAATCTGCTGGGCAATGCCTGTAAATACACCAAGGGGAAAGCGGAGGTCCATATCTCCCTGAGCGCCAAGCAGCAAGAAGGTCGGCAGGTCTTTGCTCTCGCCGACAACGGCATTGGGTTCGATATGGAGGAAGCAGGCGCACTTTTCCGCCCCTTCAAACGCCTTTCCAGTTCACAGGCATTCTCCGGACTCGGCATCGGACTGACCACCGTTGAACGCATCATCAAGCGGCATGGCGGCGAAATTTGGGCCGAGGCTGTGCCCAACGAGGGGGCAACCTTCTTCTTCACTATTTCATGA
- a CDS encoding PocR ligand-binding domain-containing protein: MKDEKPNFSGTERALLESQRRYERMANTIPVMLYDSIITSDNISRFIYVAPGPCREILELDPDALLKDMSLVWNIIHPDDLTRFYQEDVVANKEGKEFLSEVRIITPSGHLKWLLVNSKPNPSKPGEPVVWSGYLQDITKRKQAQKEREQFYKFFQTSADLMCIANPHGRFIKTNPAFTETLGYTESELISNEIIDFVHPDDKQATLDEIEKQQLRGCTTNFENRYICKDGHVKWLSWRVTYSREEGVSYATARDITDKKQAEETLRESRSLLHTILENIPIRVFWKDLDLHYLGCDTSFAQSAGHSQPEDLLGKDDFQMCWREQAEFYRADDKLILASRKPKLNIEKQQTTPDGQTIWVRTSKAPLFNAEKEVIGLLGIDEDITERKLMEENLQKQALQLEEELVKRQVAQKTLQDQAAILKEEIEEHRRTEEALQRSENSVKNKLRAILEPEGDIGALALSDIIDFEILRSMLEAFYKITGMLGAVLDLSGNVLVAVGWQDICTKFHRCHPDTLKNCIESDTTLTNDVPIGTFKHYRCKNNMWDMVTPLVVGGRHVGNVFIGQFFYEDEILDVEVFREQARRYGFDEKEYLEALDRVPRFSREAADAGMAFYAKLTNIISTMSYSAIKMSRMLSEQIHLEGQLHQVQKMESIGQLAGGVAHDFNNMLGVILGHAEMALMKAGPSSPFSHDLQQISKAAQSSADLTRQLLTFARKQVIDPKILDLNEAVAGTLKMLRRLIGENIRLSWNPEANLWPVRVDPAQLDQILANLCVNARDAIAGIGKISIKMENRTMDENAANALPYDVVPGDYVLLSVSDDGCGMDKKVQAHIFEPFFTTKEVGGGTGLGLATVYGAVKQNHGFITFYSEAELGTVFNIYLPRASKTVDAKQKTAEMPFLRGTETILLVEDDEMLLCLETTMLEEGGYRVLAAATTELAESFAREHPGPIDLLISDMIMPVMNGRELSAMLQPLRPEMKVLFLSGYTADIISNQGVIEDEIHFLQKPFSLEVLTSKVREVLDESRAIIS, translated from the coding sequence ATGAAGGACGAGAAACCTAACTTTTCAGGGACCGAAAGAGCTTTACTGGAAAGCCAGCGGCGGTATGAGCGCATGGCGAATACCATACCGGTAATGCTCTATGATTCCATTATTACCTCAGATAACATCAGCCGTTTTATCTATGTGGCGCCAGGTCCCTGCCGTGAAATTCTTGAACTCGACCCTGACGCCCTCCTGAAGGACATGAGCCTGGTCTGGAATATTATTCATCCTGATGATTTGACCCGTTTTTATCAGGAGGATGTCGTTGCGAACAAGGAAGGAAAAGAGTTTTTATCCGAGGTCCGGATTATCACGCCCTCCGGTCACCTGAAGTGGCTTCTGGTTAACTCCAAACCCAATCCTTCTAAGCCAGGAGAACCCGTCGTCTGGAGTGGTTATCTCCAGGACATCACCAAGCGCAAGCAGGCGCAAAAGGAACGGGAACAATTCTATAAGTTCTTTCAGACGTCGGCCGACCTGATGTGCATTGCCAATCCTCATGGCAGGTTCATAAAAACAAATCCTGCCTTCACCGAGACACTTGGCTATACGGAATCAGAACTCATCTCGAACGAAATTATTGATTTTGTGCATCCAGACGATAAGCAGGCAACCTTGGATGAAATTGAAAAGCAACAACTGAGAGGCTGTACCACTAATTTTGAAAACCGCTACATCTGTAAAGATGGCCATGTAAAATGGTTGTCCTGGCGTGTTACCTATAGTCGAGAAGAGGGCGTTTCTTATGCAACAGCACGCGATATAACAGATAAGAAACAAGCAGAAGAGACCCTGCGAGAATCACGGAGCCTGCTTCACACTATCCTGGAAAATATTCCGATCCGCGTGTTTTGGAAGGATCTCGATCTACACTATCTTGGTTGCGACACTTCTTTTGCGCAATCTGCAGGCCATTCACAACCCGAAGATTTGCTGGGCAAGGATGATTTCCAGATGTGCTGGCGCGAACAGGCTGAATTTTATCGTGCCGATGACAAGCTGATTTTGGCTTCCAGGAAGCCAAAGCTCAACATCGAAAAGCAACAAACCACCCCGGACGGCCAGACGATTTGGGTACGCACTTCCAAGGCTCCGCTGTTTAATGCCGAGAAAGAGGTCATCGGTCTGCTGGGCATCGACGAGGACATCACCGAACGCAAGTTAATGGAAGAAAATCTTCAAAAACAGGCACTCCAGCTTGAAGAGGAACTCGTTAAGCGTCAGGTAGCCCAAAAAACCTTACAGGACCAGGCGGCTATACTTAAAGAGGAGATTGAAGAACACAGAAGGACGGAGGAGGCTCTCCAGAGAAGTGAAAATTCGGTTAAGAATAAGCTCAGAGCCATTCTTGAACCGGAAGGTGATATCGGCGCACTTGCACTATCTGACATCATAGATTTCGAAATACTGAGATCCATGCTGGAAGCTTTTTACAAAATAACCGGCATGTTAGGTGCTGTACTCGATCTTTCAGGCAACGTTCTGGTTGCTGTCGGATGGCAAGATATCTGCACCAAGTTTCACAGGTGTCATCCCGACACGCTCAAAAATTGCATCGAAAGTGACACAACTCTTACCAATGATGTGCCCATAGGGACATTCAAGCACTATCGCTGCAAGAACAACATGTGGGACATGGTCACCCCTCTCGTGGTAGGCGGAAGGCATGTCGGTAATGTTTTTATCGGGCAGTTCTTCTATGAAGATGAAATACTTGATGTGGAGGTGTTTCGGGAGCAGGCCCGGAGGTACGGTTTTGATGAGAAAGAATACCTCGAAGCACTTGATCGGGTGCCACGCTTCAGTCGAGAGGCAGCGGATGCGGGGATGGCGTTCTACGCTAAACTTACCAATATAATTTCAACTATGAGTTATAGCGCGATCAAGATGTCCAGAATGCTTAGCGAGCAAATCCACCTCGAAGGACAGCTTCATCAGGTCCAGAAAATGGAATCAATTGGCCAGCTGGCTGGGGGCGTGGCGCACGATTTCAACAACATGCTCGGAGTCATCCTCGGCCACGCAGAAATGGCTCTTATGAAAGCGGGCCCTTCCAGCCCATTCAGCCATGATTTGCAGCAAATCAGCAAGGCGGCTCAATCTTCCGCCGACCTTACCCGGCAACTGCTTACTTTTGCCCGCAAACAGGTCATCGACCCCAAAATACTCGATTTGAATGAAGCTGTGGCGGGAACGCTCAAAATGCTGCGGCGCCTCATCGGTGAAAACATCCGGCTATCCTGGAACCCAGAAGCCAATCTCTGGCCGGTCAGAGTTGATCCGGCACAGCTGGATCAGATTCTGGCGAACCTGTGTGTCAATGCCCGTGACGCGATCGCCGGTATCGGCAAAATATCGATAAAGATGGAAAACCGCACTATGGACGAGAACGCCGCTAACGCACTTCCCTACGACGTTGTGCCTGGTGATTATGTCCTGCTGTCAGTGAGTGACGATGGCTGCGGCATGGATAAGAAGGTTCAGGCCCATATCTTCGAGCCATTCTTCACGACCAAAGAGGTCGGTGGTGGAACCGGACTTGGACTGGCCACCGTTTATGGCGCTGTCAAGCAGAATCACGGTTTTATCACTTTTTACAGCGAAGCGGAGCTGGGCACAGTATTCAATATCTATCTTCCCCGCGCGAGTAAGACTGTTGACGCGAAACAGAAAACCGCAGAAATGCCATTTCTTCGCGGCACCGAAACAATCCTCCTCGTTGAAGATGACGAAATGCTTCTGTGCCTGGAAACGACCATGCTCGAAGAGGGCGGCTACAGGGTACTGGCTGCCGCTACAACCGAGCTTGCCGAATCTTTCGCAAGAGAACACCCCGGCCCGATTGATCTGTTGATTTCCGATATGATCATGCCGGTCATGAACGGCAGGGAATTATCTGCCATGCTGCAACCACTTCGGCCCGAGATGAAGGTCCTGTTCCTCTCCGGCTACACCGCCGATATCATCTCCAACCAGGGGGTGATCGAAGATGAAATACACTTTTTGCAGAAACCTTTCTCACTTGAAGTGTTGACGTCTAAAGTGCGGGAGGTCCTGGACGAAAGCAGAGCTATCATTTCTTAA